A stretch of Alligator mississippiensis isolate rAllMis1 chromosome 14, rAllMis1, whole genome shotgun sequence DNA encodes these proteins:
- the BTG2 gene encoding protein BTG2 codes for MQRWSGSSSSSRAEMVPEIAAAVGFVSSLLRTRGCVSEQQLQVFSGALQEALTEHYKHHWFPEKPFKGSGYRCIRINHKMDPIISKAASQIGLNLQQLYQLLPSELTLWVDPYEVSYRIGEDGSICVLYEATATKPVSSYGMLTCKNQMMLGRTSPSKNYMMTVSS; via the exons ATGCAGCGCTGGAGcgggagcagtagcagcagccggGCGGAGATGGTGCCCGAGATCGCCGCCGCCGTGGGCTTCGTGTCCAGCCTGCTCCGCACCCGCGGCTGCGTCAgcgagcagcagctgcaggttttCAGTGGGGCCTTGCAGGAGGCGCTCACAG AGCACTACAAACATCACTGGTTTCCAGAGAAGCCTTTCAAAGGCTCTGGGTATCGCTGCATTCGGATCAACCACAAAATGGACCCCATTATCAGCAAGGCAGCTAGCCAGATCGGACTCAACCTTCAGCAGCTCTATCAGCTCCTGCCCAGCGAGCTCACGCTCTGGGTAGACCCATACGAAGTGTCGTACCGGATCGGTGAAGACGGCTCCATCTGCGTTTTGTACGAAGCAACAGCAACAAAACCCGTgagctcctatgggatgctcacCTGCAAAAACCAAATGATGCTGGGTCGCACCAGCCCTTCCAAAAACTACATGATGACTGTCTCCAGCTAA